The Oleiphilus messinensis DNA segment GCTTGTCGACACTTGCCACTTCAAAGGCAACTATCCTGACAGTTTTGCCATAGAGGGTGCGTATTTAACTGAAACAGTTGCTCAGGATACAACCAAATTAAGTCAGGACGCCCATCAGGATGCGTTGTTTAATCCTGAATTAAATCAGGAAACCGTCACCACTGCACTTGAATGGCATCCCGTTATCAATAGAACCCCGCTCAAGGCAGACCGGGAGCATCTGTTTATTGAGGACATTCTAAACAGCGACAAACCATTCACCCATATTCGCCTGAAAATGTACCCGGACGGGGGCATCAGCCGACTGAGACTATGGGGTAAACCAACAAACCGCCACGAATCATGAATTACTGCGCAGAACACACCACAGCAGCGAACAAAGTAACAAAGGAAAACCCGCAATGACACTGAATGAGTTAAATGAACTCTTGCAAGAAGCCGCCTACACGACCTTTATGCAATGCTGTACCGCATCGCGCTGGGTCGACGCCATGGTGAGTAGTCGACCTTTCCAGTCATTACAACAATGCCAGGACCGTGCGCTTGAGCATTGGTCGGAGATGCAGGAAGACGACCTTCTGGAAGCTTTCGCTGGTCACCCCAAGATCGGCGACGTCAACAGCTTGCGCAAGAAGTATGCAGCAACAAAAGCCCTTGCCTCCGGTGAGCAGTCTTCGGTAAATGTCGCCGATGAGCGCACCCTGCAAGGATTGGCGGACGGCAACACAGCGTACGAGCAGCAAAACGGGTTCATTTTCATCGTATGTGCAACCGGCAAGAGCGCAGCAGAAATGCTACAACTATTGGAAGACAGACTACGCAATGATCGATCAGTGGAACTCGCGATCGCTGCGGAGCAACAAAGCCAGATCACCGCACTGCGTATCGCCAAACTGATCACCACAGACGAAGAGAAGTCGTTATGAGCAGCCCGATTACCACTCACGTACTGGACACCCATCTCGGCCGACCGGCAGTCGGGATACAAGTCACACTTTTCCGCTCGCAAAGCGGACAACCGGGCTCGGAGTGGGTCGAAATAGCCCAATCCCGAACCAATCAAGATGGTCGTATTACCGACTGGCTGGAAGGCCAATCCCGAGAGACCGGTGTTTACAAGATTGAATTTGAAACCGATCCCTACTTCGACAATCAGGGTTTAACGTGCTTCTACCCCAACGTCACCATAACCTTCCGGATTCAGCATCCCGAACAACACTACCATGTGCCGTTACTGATTTCTGCCCATGGGATGTCCACCTACCGAGGTAGTTAAATGGCAAAGATCACCTTACATCCGGAACCGTTAACCGGTTTAGCATTCGCCCCCTTTGGTGATGTAGTGGCCATAGGTGAACGTGATGCGATCCTGATCAACGACGGGAATACCGAACGCTTCGACAGCCTGGCGAAAGTTGAAAGTTGCGGTGAACAAGCTTCTGTTGCAATTAATATCTTTCGCGCGCAGGCCCGGCAATTGCCCATGGCCATCCATATGATGGAAAGGCATCCACTGGGCAGCCAGTCATTCCACCCGCTTTCCGGAGAACCCTATCTGGTACTGGTTGCCAACCCGGTTGAAGTGTTGACCCCCGAAGATTTGAAGCTGTTCCTTGCGCAACCGGATCAAGGTATTAACTACCACCGCAATACCTGGCACCACCCCGTCCTGGCATTAAATAAAACGTGCGACTTCCTGGTGGTCGATCGCAAAGGGCAAGGAAAAAACTGTGAGGAATTCCATTTCGACCGCGACACAAAGATTGAGATTGCATTGTCGTCCTGATGCCTTAGGGTCTGTTGACGTTTCATATTTAACCTCTGTTGAGCCTGAAAATCGCTCAATCAAGAAATGAGGAGCGTGGTTTGGTTATTCCAAATGAGCGACGAGTGACGCGGAGTGAGCGATTTTCAGGCTCAACCCTTCGGGCCAGCGCTATTTTTTCGCCCCGATGCGTTGCTGCTCGCTGATGTAGAATAACTACACGACACTCGCAGCGCCTGACTGGACAAAAAAATAGCGCTGGCAGAGGTTAAATATGAAACGTCAACAGACCCTAATTAAATCCAGCAAATTTTTAAACCCGAGAAACTAACATGATTCAAGCTTACCGTGCTGCCCTGCTTCACTTCCATTCCGACCCTGATGTGGATGGCGAAAACGCCTATACCTTTCTGGAAGATGGCCTGTTGGTTATCGAAAATGGTCTGGTCAAAGCTCTCGGTGATGCCAGTACGCTGCTCGCAGCGTCCCCTGATTTACCGGTTATTGATTATTCCGGGCACCTGATTATCCCCGGCCTGATTGATACCCATATTCATTTTCCCCAGGTCGAGGTTATAGCTTCTCACGGCGAGCAACTACTGGACTGGCTGAATAACTATACGTTCCCGACGGAACGAAAATTCGCAGATCCCGGCTATGCTGCCGAAATGGCCACGTTTTTCCTGGATGAATTGTTCCGCAACGGGACGACCACCGCACTGGTGTTCGGTACGGTACATGCGGCTTCAGTTGAGGCATTTTTTACGGCATCCCACGGGAAAAATGCACGCATGATTTGCGGTAAAGTGATGATGGACCGCAATGCGCCGGATTTTCTCTGCGACACCGCAGAATCAAGCTATCAGGACTCAAAAGCACTGATTGAAAAATGGCATCACACGGGGCGACAACTCTATGCGGTCACACCTCGATTTGCGATTACCTCCACCCCGGAACAACTGGCTAAAGCCGGTCAGCTTTGCGAAGAATATCCCGATGTATACCTGCAAACCCATATTTCCGAAAACAAAGATGAAGTTGCCTTTGTACAATCCCTGTTTCCGGAGAGCAAAGACTACCTCGACGTGTACGATCAATTTGGATTACTGGGTCCCCGCAGTGTCTTTGCCCATGGTGTCCACCTTACACCGCGGGAACATGCGCGATTCCGGGAGACAGGATCCAGCGTTTCATTTTGCCCGACCTCGAATCTATTCCTCGGCAGCGGTTTGCTGGATATCGCAAAACTCGAACAAGAGAAAGTCACCTACAGTGTGGCAACTGACGTGGGAGGCGGAACCAGTTTTTCCATGCTGCACACATTGAATGAAGCTTACAAAGTATGTCAGCTAAATGGACACGCCCTATGCCCGTTGAAAAGTTTGTATCTCGCGACATTGGGGAATGCAAAATCACTGCAGTTAGAGGACAAAATCGGCTCTTTCAATCTCGGTAACGAAGCAGACTTTGCAGTTCTGGATTTCAACTGCACACCGCTGATGCGTCTCAAACAGTCAAAATCAACCACTCTGAAAGAAAAGCTGTTTTCCATGATCATTCTCGGTGATGACCGGGCAATCAAAGCCACTTATGTTGCGGGTGACTGCGTCCATGACCGGGATGGCGATGCCAAGAACACGAAAAATAAAATTCAGGCGCAAGGGGGGCAATAACGATGGAAGCCTATATTTGGGAATGGCTGAACCTGTTTTTCCGCTGGTTTCACGTCATTGCCGGGGTAGCCTGGATTGGTGCCTCCTTCTATTTTGTCTGGCTGGATAACAACCTTGAACATCCACCGGAATGGAAGCAGAAAAAAGGTATCGGTGGAGATCTCTGGGCGATCCATGGTGGCGGCTTCTATGAAGTGGCCAAATACAAACTTGGACCCGAAGAAATGCCGGAGAAACTGCATTGGTTCAAGTGGGAGGCCTATACCACCTGGCTAACCGGTATGACGCTGTTGTGGATTGTGTATTATGTGGGCGCAGAGCGATATCTGATCGACTCCAGCAAGCTGGCAATGGAACCCTGGCAAGCTGTTGCCAGCGGATTGGGATTTATTCTGGCCGGGTTTGGGGTTTATGAAGCGATTCTGCGCACACCACTGCGACACAACGGCAAAGCATTTGGTGCCGTGTTATTTGCCTTTATGGTACTGATGACCTGGATCGCCTGCAGTATTTTTTCCCCCCGTGGTGCTTACATTCATGTAGGTGCTTTAATCGGGACAATCATGGCTGGCAATGTATTTCTCGGCATTATGCCCTCACAACGCGCCCTGGTTGCGGCAGTTCAAAAAGGGGAATCGCCCGATCCCAGCTTTGGTGCATTTGCCAAACTCAGATCAACCCACAACAATTATTTCACCCTGCCGTTGCTCTTCATTATGATCAGCAACCACTACCCCATTACCTACAGCCACGAATACAACTGGCTCGTGTTATCGGCAATAGGATTTATCACCGCATTTTCCCGCCATTTCTTCAATCTGCGTCATAAAGGAATTGTAAAGCCGGGAATATTGATCGCGGCAGCAGCGCTCACTGTTATCCTGGCTGTAGTGATAGCACCCAAAACAGTCACACCAACGAGTCAACAAGCTAATACAACTCCACCGCTTGCAACGCTAAATGAACTTCAAGCGATGGCAATCATCGCCAACCGATGCACAACCTGCCATGCCGCTCAGCCCACACAGGCAGGCTTTGCTTCAGCGCCTGCGGGTGTGATGCTGGAAACCGTGGCACAGGTCGATGCAATGCGCAGCAAAATAGTTGAAGTGACAGCGTCGAACTATATGCCGCTGGGTAATCTGACGGATATGACAGATGAAGAACGAGCATCAATTATTCAGTGGCTGAAGCAGTAGATGAAATTTGAGTCGGTAGAACGTGATTGAGTCGCTAGCACTTGATCGAACCGATGGCACTTGATTGAATCGATAGCGGTGCCAACATTCCCGCAACTAACCAAGCGAGAAATGAATACTCGCTTGGGGCTTCCAGAACATGATTTCCAAAACATTAATTCCAGATCGCTTTTAGAACATTTTTTCATATTCCCCCACGCCCAATTAAAACAATTAAATTTCTCTTTTTAATTCAATAAGCTGAAACTGGGCTTGATGAAGAACTCGTATTTGTCCCGCTTTTGCACTTCTTTGGGGCTGTGCCATACTGGATCACTAATTAAACACATTGTTCATATTACAGGCACATTTCAACCGACACACAATCGACACACACTGAGGATAACGCGACCGTGCCCCAAAATCCGGTTGCTCGACAGGGAGGTTTACACCATCATGAAAACCAAACACCGCTTGCTCGTCAGCTTTTTAACCCTGGGCTTGATTCCCGCCATCTTTATCGGTTATTTATCTCTAGACGTGGCCAGCCAATCCCTGAAAGACCAGGCATTCCAGCAACTCACCGCTATTCGTGCAATCAAACAAACCCAAATTGAAGGCTATCTTGAACTCAAGCAGAACGAGCTGGAGATATTAACAGAGACCGTCAGTAGACTCATCCAGACCCGCTCCTCTGAACAGGCCAGCGCATCAGCACATCAAAATCACGATTTTTTTGAAAAGTATATCAATACCCTTGGCTACTACGACCTATTTATAATCAGTGCTGAAGGCGACATTCTGTACACTGTCGCGAGGGAGTCCGACTATCAAACGAACTTGCAACATGGAGCCTACGCAAACAGTGGTTTGGGGCAGCTGTTTAAACAAGTCAGGGACACAAGAACCTTTGGTTTAGTCGACTTTAGTCCCTATGCGCCGAGCGCGGGGGAACCTGCTGCCTTTATTGCCCAGCCCATAACACTCGATAATCAGGTTCAGCTGGTTGTTGCACTGCAGCTCTCCATCAACAAAATTAATGAAGTGATGACCCAGCGGGATGGCATGGGGGAAACCGGTGAAAGCTATCTCGTAGGGGGCGATAAACGAATGCGCTCAGACTCTTATCTGGATCCGGAACATCATTCCGTCATTGCCAGCTTTGCAGGCTCCGTAGCCCAAAATGGTGTAGATACTGAAGGCGTAAATGCTGCACTAAAAGGTATCACGGATACCCGTATTATTACGGATT contains these protein-coding regions:
- the guaD gene encoding guanine deaminase, producing the protein MIQAYRAALLHFHSDPDVDGENAYTFLEDGLLVIENGLVKALGDASTLLAASPDLPVIDYSGHLIIPGLIDTHIHFPQVEVIASHGEQLLDWLNNYTFPTERKFADPGYAAEMATFFLDELFRNGTTTALVFGTVHAASVEAFFTASHGKNARMICGKVMMDRNAPDFLCDTAESSYQDSKALIEKWHHTGRQLYAVTPRFAITSTPEQLAKAGQLCEEYPDVYLQTHISENKDEVAFVQSLFPESKDYLDVYDQFGLLGPRSVFAHGVHLTPREHARFRETGSSVSFCPTSNLFLGSGLLDIAKLEQEKVTYSVATDVGGGTSFSMLHTLNEAYKVCQLNGHALCPLKSLYLATLGNAKSLQLEDKIGSFNLGNEADFAVLDFNCTPLMRLKQSKSTTLKEKLFSMIILGDDRAIKATYVAGDCVHDRDGDAKNTKNKIQAQGGQ
- a CDS encoding urate hydroxylase PuuD, whose product is MEAYIWEWLNLFFRWFHVIAGVAWIGASFYFVWLDNNLEHPPEWKQKKGIGGDLWAIHGGGFYEVAKYKLGPEEMPEKLHWFKWEAYTTWLTGMTLLWIVYYVGAERYLIDSSKLAMEPWQAVASGLGFILAGFGVYEAILRTPLRHNGKAFGAVLFAFMVLMTWIACSIFSPRGAYIHVGALIGTIMAGNVFLGIMPSQRALVAAVQKGESPDPSFGAFAKLRSTHNNYFTLPLLFIMISNHYPITYSHEYNWLVLSAIGFITAFSRHFFNLRHKGIVKPGILIAAAALTVILAVVIAPKTVTPTSQQANTTPPLATLNELQAMAIIANRCTTCHAAQPTQAGFASAPAGVMLETVAQVDAMRSKIVEVTASNYMPLGNLTDMTDEERASIIQWLKQ
- a CDS encoding ureidoglycolate lyase, with translation MAKITLHPEPLTGLAFAPFGDVVAIGERDAILINDGNTERFDSLAKVESCGEQASVAINIFRAQARQLPMAIHMMERHPLGSQSFHPLSGEPYLVLVANPVEVLTPEDLKLFLAQPDQGINYHRNTWHHPVLALNKTCDFLVVDRKGQGKNCEEFHFDRDTKIEIALSS
- the uraD gene encoding 2-oxo-4-hydroxy-4-carboxy-5-ureidoimidazoline decarboxylase; protein product: MTLNELNELLQEAAYTTFMQCCTASRWVDAMVSSRPFQSLQQCQDRALEHWSEMQEDDLLEAFAGHPKIGDVNSLRKKYAATKALASGEQSSVNVADERTLQGLADGNTAYEQQNGFIFIVCATGKSAAEMLQLLEDRLRNDRSVELAIAAEQQSQITALRIAKLITTDEEKSL
- the uraH gene encoding hydroxyisourate hydrolase, yielding MSSPITTHVLDTHLGRPAVGIQVTLFRSQSGQPGSEWVEIAQSRTNQDGRITDWLEGQSRETGVYKIEFETDPYFDNQGLTCFYPNVTITFRIQHPEQHYHVPLLISAHGMSTYRGS